One Misgurnus anguillicaudatus chromosome 19, ASM2758022v2, whole genome shotgun sequence genomic region harbors:
- the LOC129434874 gene encoding guanine nucleotide-binding protein G(I)/G(S)/G(O) subunit gamma-5, with the protein MSNNSANSSLVALQKTVKQLRLEASIRRIKVSQAAADLKAFCIQNANRDPLLMGVPSSDNPFRPPKSCALF; encoded by the exons ATGTCAAATAACAGCGCAAACAGCAGCTTGGTGGCTTTACAGAAAACCGTCAAACAGCTGCGACTCGAAGCAAGCATCCGCAGGATTAAG GTTTCTCAAGCTGCAGCCGACCTTAAAGCATTCTGTATTCAAAATGCCAATAGGGATCCTTTACTTATGGGAGTGCCATCCAGTGACAACCCATTCCGCCCCCCTAAATCTTGTGCACTGTTCTGA
- the clpp gene encoding ATP-dependent Clp protease proteolytic subunit, mitochondrial has product MLLQRVLQCGVSTLKGIRSIHQTSLLRSPLIPIVVEQTGRGERAYDIYSRLLRERIICVMGPIDDTVASLVIAQLLFLQSESNNKPIHMYINSPGGVVTAGLAIYDTMQYILNPISTWCVGQAASMGSLLLASGTAGMRHSLPNARIMVHQPSGGARGQATDIAIQAEEILKLKRQINVIYSKHTGQLLETIEGVMERDRYMSPMEAQDFGIIDKVLVHPPQAGQDEPELVQKEPASPASTSASPQSQASEPGKPGSTPTSSHKPEP; this is encoded by the exons ATGTTATTGCAA AGAGTTTTACAATGTGGTGTTTCTACACTCAAAGGGATTCGCTCCATTCATCAGACTTCATTATTGAGAAGTCCACTCATACCTATCGTTGTGGAGCAGACG GGACGAGGAGAGCGCGCGTATGACATCTACTCAAGGCTACTCAGAGAGAGAATCATCTGTGTTATGGGTCCT ATCGATGACACAGTGGCCTCTCTGGTTATTGCTCAACTACTTTTTCTCCAGTCAGAGAGCAATAACAAACCTATTCACATGTACATCAACAGCCCTG GGGGTGTAGTTACAGCTGGACTTGCGATCTATGACACCATGCAGTATATCTTAAATCCCATCTCTACCTGGTGTGTGGGCCAGGCTGCCAGTATGGGCAGTCTGCTGTTGGCATCAGGAACTGCAGGCATGAGGCATTCACTGCCCAATGCCAGAATAATGGTGCACCAGCCTTCTGGAGGTGCAAGG GGGCAGGCAACAGATATTGCCATCCAGGCAGAGGAAATCCTCAAGCTGAAAAGACAGATCAACGTCATCTATTCGAAACACACAGGGCAGCTTTTGGAGACTATAG AGGGTGTGATGGAGAGAGACAGGTACATGAGTCCGATGGAAGCTCAGGATTTCGGGATCATCGACAAGGTCCTGGTTCATCCTCCACAGGCTGGGCAAGACGAGCCAGAACTTGTTCAGAAAGAACCTGCCAGCCCTGCGAGCACATCCGCCTCCCCTCAATCACAAGCCTCGGAGCCAGGAAAGCCTGGCAGCACCCCCACCTCCTCCCACAAACCTGAACCCTGA